The Brachyspira aalborgi genome has a segment encoding these proteins:
- the mglB gene encoding galactose/glucose ABC transporter substrate-binding protein MglB — MRKNLIFVISAMLIISAVLMVSCGEKSGSKASADAPTIGVTIYRYDDNFMSFVRRNIESFISGKAQLIMNDSQNNQAQQNDQVDVMLNKDTKALAINLVDPQAAQTIIDKAKAKDIPVVFFNKEASPQAMASYDKAWYVGTKSEESGDMQGEIVVKTWKANPSWDKNGDGVIQYVLIKGEPGHPDAEARTSHVTKYITENGIKVQKLEELNANWDTARAKDIVDAWIQKHGDKIEFIFSNNDSMALGALQSVQSLGYNQGDNSKFIPIVGVDAIPDMLNEIKKGTIVGTVLQDSLNQAKAVVDLSLNVANGKEPLEGTQWTLDDVKAVRVPYVPITLDNIQVAEDTYK; from the coding sequence ATGAGAAAAAACTTAATTTTTGTTATAAGCGCTATGCTTATAATATCAGCCGTATTGATGGTTTCATGCGGAGAGAAGAGCGGCTCAAAAGCCAGCGCGGATGCGCCAACTATCGGAGTAACTATTTATAGGTATGACGATAATTTTATGTCTTTCGTTAGAAGAAATATCGAAAGTTTTATTTCGGGAAAAGCTCAATTAATAATGAACGATTCTCAAAATAATCAAGCTCAACAAAATGACCAAGTCGATGTTATGCTAAACAAAGACACTAAAGCTTTGGCTATTAATTTAGTTGACCCTCAAGCGGCTCAAACTATAATTGATAAAGCGAAAGCAAAAGACATTCCCGTAGTTTTCTTTAATAAAGAAGCAAGCCCTCAAGCTATGGCAAGCTACGATAAAGCTTGGTATGTCGGAACAAAGAGCGAAGAGTCTGGAGATATGCAAGGCGAAATTGTCGTAAAAACTTGGAAGGCAAATCCTTCTTGGGATAAAAATGGCGATGGCGTTATACAGTATGTTTTAATAAAAGGCGAACCAGGACATCCTGATGCAGAAGCTAGAACATCTCATGTAACGAAATATATAACCGAAAACGGAATCAAAGTTCAAAAATTGGAAGAGTTAAACGCTAATTGGGATACGGCAAGAGCAAAAGATATAGTTGACGCTTGGATACAAAAACATGGCGACAAAATAGAATTTATATTCTCAAATAACGATTCTATGGCTTTGGGCGCTTTGCAATCCGTTCAGTCTTTAGGATATAATCAAGGCGACAATAGTAAATTTATTCCAATAGTCGGAGTTGACGCTATTCCCGATATGCTAAACGAAATTAAAAAGGGAACGATTGTAGGCACTGTTCTGCAGGACTCTTTGAATCAGGCTAAAGCCGTTGTAGATTTGTCATTGAATGTAGCCAATGGAAAAGAACCTTTGGAAGGCACTCAATGGACATTAGACGATGTTAAAGCGGTTAGAGTTCCTTATGTTCCTATAACTTTAGACAATATACAAGTTGCGGAAGATACATATAAATAA
- the mglA gene encoding galactose/methyl galactoside ABC transporter ATP-binding protein MglA, which yields MGDEKKVILEMKNISKYFPGVQALDNAQLTVKEGEVVALMGENGAGKSTLMKCLFGIYHKDKGEIFLDGKEVNFTSPKQALNNGVAMVHQELNQVRQRSVADNIWLGKYPTKFGIVDEKKMFDDTKAIFDDLEIPLNPKTKVNTLSVSEMQMVEIAKAVSYNSKVLVLDEPTSSLTEKEVAKLFKIIRKLQSRGVGMIYISHKMEEILQISDEVTIMRDGKYVATTPSKDLTTDIIIKQMVGRDLTNRFPPKTNTPSEDILAIKDFTAYYQPSLTDVNFNVRKGEIFGIAGLVGAKRTEILESIFGMRTLSSGQIFKRDMIIKNNSTRKAIKHGFALVTEERRQTGIFAMLSINFNSIIANIDNYKGNFGFLNNRKMHEDTMWVIDSMQVKTPSEKTPIQSLSGGNQQKVILGRWLLSAPDILMLDEPTRGIDVGAKYDIYKLIIDLATEGKTIIMVSSEMPELLGITDRIMVMSNGKVAGIVETKDTNQEEIMALSAKYL from the coding sequence ATGGGCGATGAAAAGAAAGTCATTCTTGAAATGAAAAACATTTCTAAATATTTTCCAGGCGTTCAGGCTTTGGATAACGCTCAATTAACCGTGAAAGAGGGCGAGGTTGTAGCTCTTATGGGAGAAAATGGCGCTGGAAAATCTACTTTAATGAAATGTTTATTTGGAATATATCATAAAGACAAAGGCGAAATATTTTTAGACGGAAAAGAGGTTAATTTTACATCTCCGAAGCAGGCTTTAAATAACGGCGTTGCTATGGTGCATCAAGAATTAAATCAAGTTAGACAGAGAAGCGTTGCCGATAATATTTGGCTTGGAAAATATCCTACTAAATTTGGCATAGTCGATGAAAAGAAAATGTTTGACGACACAAAAGCAATTTTTGACGATTTGGAAATTCCGTTAAATCCTAAAACTAAAGTTAATACTTTGTCGGTATCCGAAATGCAAATGGTTGAAATAGCAAAAGCGGTTTCATACAATTCTAAAGTATTGGTGCTTGACGAACCTACAAGCTCTTTAACCGAAAAAGAAGTTGCAAAATTATTTAAAATTATAAGAAAACTTCAGAGTAGAGGCGTGGGAATGATTTATATCTCTCATAAAATGGAAGAGATACTTCAAATATCGGACGAAGTGACAATAATGCGAGATGGAAAATATGTCGCAACTACTCCGTCAAAAGATTTAACTACGGATATTATAATTAAACAAATGGTTGGACGGGATTTAACGAATAGATTTCCTCCAAAAACTAATACTCCTTCGGAAGATATATTGGCAATTAAAGATTTTACCGCTTATTATCAGCCTTCTTTAACCGATGTTAATTTTAATGTTAGAAAAGGCGAAATATTCGGAATAGCGGGATTAGTCGGAGCTAAAAGAACCGAAATACTTGAAAGCATTTTTGGAATGAGGACTTTATCGAGCGGACAGATATTCAAAAGAGATATGATTATAAAAAATAACAGCACGAGAAAAGCAATAAAGCATGGTTTTGCGCTTGTTACAGAAGAGAGAAGACAAACGGGAATATTTGCTATGCTTTCTATTAATTTTAATTCTATAATAGCGAATATTGACAATTATAAAGGAAATTTCGGATTTTTAAATAATAGAAAAATGCATGAAGACACAATGTGGGTAATCGACAGCATGCAGGTAAAAACTCCTTCTGAAAAAACGCCTATTCAATCTTTATCGGGCGGAAATCAACAGAAAGTTATACTTGGAAGATGGCTTTTAAGCGCTCCAGATATTTTAATGCTTGACGAACCTACGCGCGGAATAGATGTCGGCGCTAAATACGATATTTATAAATTAATTATAGATTTGGCTACGGAAGGAAAAACTATTATTATGGTTAGTTCTGAAATGCCCGAATTACTTGGAATAACCGATAGAATTATGGTTATGAGTAATGGAAAGGTTGCGGGAATAGTAGAAACTAAAGATACTAATCAAGAAGAAATAATGGCATTATCCGCCAAATATTTATGA
- the mglC gene encoding galactose/methyl galactoside ABC transporter permease MglC, producing the protein MSEEKSNLKTIKSFILNNAIFAALLIILIGIIIKEPSFFRLSNFLNIFAQASTRMIIAVGIGTLLVTQGNDLGAGRAVGLAAVVSASLLQSLDNPTRMYPNLPLLPVILPILLVMVILMVFGLINGIIISKLYVTPFIATLGMQLILYGVTSTYFDRPPYGAQPIGGLDPRFTNLAQGGIKIGSFTISYLIIFAVIITFIMYIIWNKTKLGKNIFAVGGNPEAAAVSGVNIPLTLMIVYTMAGALYGIAGSLEVARVGSATNNLGNGYELDAIAACVVGGVSFSGGIGSILGIVSGVLIFQVINYGMSFVGISPYMQYIIKGAIIIAAVAVDTQKYLKKV; encoded by the coding sequence ATGTCTGAAGAAAAATCTAATCTTAAAACAATTAAATCTTTTATATTGAATAACGCTATATTTGCAGCGCTTCTTATAATATTAATCGGTATTATAATTAAAGAACCTTCATTTTTTAGGTTAAGCAATTTTTTAAATATATTCGCTCAAGCCTCAACTCGTATGATTATCGCGGTTGGAATTGGAACTTTGCTCGTTACACAAGGAAATGACCTTGGAGCGGGTAGGGCGGTTGGACTTGCAGCCGTAGTGAGCGCGTCTTTACTTCAGTCGCTTGATAATCCTACAAGAATGTATCCTAATTTGCCATTGCTTCCCGTTATTCTTCCAATACTTTTGGTTATGGTTATACTTATGGTTTTCGGACTTATAAACGGAATAATAATTTCAAAATTGTATGTTACGCCTTTTATTGCAACTTTAGGAATGCAGCTTATTCTTTACGGAGTGACAAGCACTTATTTTGATAGACCGCCTTATGGCGCGCAACCTATTGGCGGATTAGACCCAAGATTTACAAATTTGGCTCAAGGCGGAATAAAAATCGGAAGTTTTACAATATCTTATTTAATAATATTTGCCGTGATAATAACTTTTATAATGTATATTATTTGGAATAAAACAAAATTAGGAAAAAATATTTTCGCAGTCGGAGGAAATCCCGAAGCCGCTGCAGTGTCGGGCGTTAATATTCCTTTAACTTTAATGATTGTCTATACTATGGCTGGCGCTTTATACGGAATAGCTGGCTCTTTGGAAGTTGCGCGAGTCGGTTCGGCTACAAACAATTTAGGAAACGGATACGAACTTGACGCTATAGCCGCATGCGTTGTAGGAGGCGTTTCTTTTTCGGGCGGTATCGGTTCTATTTTGGGAATAGTTTCGGGCGTTTTAATATTTCAGGTTATAAATTATGGTATGTCATTTGTCGGCATCTCGCCTTATATGCAATATATAATTAAAGGAGCTATAATAATAGCAGCCGTTGCCGTTGATACTCAAAAATATTTGAAAAAGGTTTAA
- the dxs gene encoding 1-deoxy-D-xylulose-5-phosphate synthase, with the protein MYIENINSPLDLKKLKKEELPLLAKEIRDFIIKTVSNTGGHLGSNLGVVDLTIVLHYLFDSPKDAFIFDVGHQTYTHKILTGRKDKFHTLRAYGGISGFPKKCESEHDIEETGHASTSLSFAYGVAQAKNILLDSGEVIAIIGDGAMTGGMALEAINNIAHTNTDMIIILNNNEMSIGKNIGAISKFLNATLNDDLIQEASYKIKDLVSTLPFGDIANEIIDRGKGAIRSFVAPGIAFRELGFKYFGPVDGHNYEELISTFEKIKQIKGARLIQVNTIKGKGYEIAEKNPAKFHGIAPFDIETGELKSKSSNKTFSFLAGESIIEEAKENKNIVAITAAMESGTGLTEYAKIFKDRFFDVGIAEQHSITFAVGLAESGLIPFVCLYSTFLQRGYDQIIHDACIMKANVKFMIDRAGLVPEDGDTHQGVFDISFLRIIPNIVIMSPVFEEDFKEMVKKSIEYKGPTVIRYNKSAVRDSENNKENIISDNFEIGKAHIVRESHNKENNKKNCIISYGQTLIDIVEAINEINFDASILNLSTLKPLDEKTIIDFINKSDKILIIEESLKNGGIGSAILELMSDNQIFKPVKIHALPNKFFEVATRGKLLELYKLDKNGIKEVIIEYFN; encoded by the coding sequence ATGTATATAGAAAATATAAACAGTCCTTTGGATTTGAAAAAATTAAAAAAAGAAGAACTTCCTTTACTTGCTAAAGAAATAAGAGATTTTATAATTAAAACTGTTTCAAATACGGGCGGGCATTTGGGGAGCAATTTGGGAGTCGTTGATTTAACTATAGTTCTTCATTATTTATTTGATTCCCCGAAAGACGCTTTTATATTCGATGTCGGGCATCAAACTTATACTCATAAAATTTTAACGGGAAGAAAAGACAAATTCCATACATTAAGAGCTTACGGCGGAATTTCTGGATTTCCTAAAAAATGCGAGTCGGAACATGATATTGAAGAGACGGGACATGCTTCAACTTCGCTTTCTTTCGCTTATGGAGTAGCTCAAGCTAAAAATATTTTGCTAGATAGCGGAGAGGTTATAGCGATAATAGGAGACGGCGCTATGACGGGCGGAATGGCGCTTGAGGCTATTAATAATATCGCTCATACAAATACTGATATGATTATAATTTTGAATAATAATGAAATGTCGATTGGAAAAAATATTGGCGCTATTTCAAAATTTTTAAACGCCACATTAAACGATGATTTAATTCAAGAGGCTTCTTATAAAATTAAAGATTTAGTTTCAACATTGCCTTTTGGCGATATTGCAAACGAAATAATAGACAGAGGAAAAGGCGCTATTAGAAGTTTTGTAGCTCCTGGAATAGCTTTTAGAGAATTAGGATTTAAATATTTTGGTCCTGTTGATGGGCATAATTACGAAGAGTTAATTTCAACTTTTGAAAAAATAAAACAAATAAAAGGCGCTAGATTAATTCAAGTAAATACGATTAAAGGAAAAGGATACGAAATTGCCGAAAAAAATCCCGCTAAATTTCATGGAATAGCTCCTTTCGATATTGAAACGGGAGAGTTAAAATCAAAATCTTCAAATAAAACTTTTTCTTTTCTTGCGGGAGAGAGCATAATCGAAGAGGCTAAAGAAAATAAAAATATTGTGGCAATAACGGCTGCTATGGAATCGGGAACGGGACTTACGGAATACGCGAAAATTTTTAAAGACAGATTTTTTGATGTCGGAATTGCAGAACAACATTCTATAACTTTTGCGGTAGGGCTTGCAGAAAGCGGACTAATTCCTTTTGTATGTTTATATTCGACTTTTTTACAAAGAGGATACGACCAAATTATACATGACGCATGCATAATGAAGGCGAATGTTAAATTTATGATTGACAGAGCGGGACTTGTGCCTGAAGATGGCGATACTCATCAAGGAGTTTTTGATATTTCTTTTTTAAGAATAATTCCAAATATCGTAATAATGTCGCCCGTTTTTGAAGAAGATTTTAAGGAAATGGTAAAAAAATCTATAGAATATAAAGGTCCTACGGTTATAAGATATAATAAATCTGCAGTTAGAGATAGCGAAAATAATAAAGAAAATATTATTTCTGATAATTTTGAAATTGGAAAAGCGCATATTGTAAGAGAAAGCCATAATAAAGAAAACAATAAAAAAAATTGTATAATAAGCTATGGGCAGACTTTAATTGATATTGTGGAGGCTATAAACGAAATTAATTTTGACGCTTCAATTTTAAATCTATCGACTTTAAAACCTCTTGATGAAAAAACTATAATAGATTTTATAAACAAATCGGATAAAATTTTAATAATAGAAGAGAGTTTAAAAAATGGCGGAATTGGAAGCGCGATTTTAGAGCTTATGTCGGATAATCAAATATTTAAACCCGTAAAAATTCACGCGTTGCCAAATAAATTTTTTGAAGTGGCTACGAGAGGAAAATTATTAGAATTATATAAACTTGATAAAAACGGAATTAAAGAGGTTATAATCGAATATTTTAATTAA
- a CDS encoding MlaE family ABC transporter permease, with protein MEIFDFKIELRKGIKNKIIYFLATLGEFNNLFLQILKYTFKPSFSFKLLSDQIIRMGVESFIVASVTILCTGMVMSLQIAVVLDSVLKGISQFVGSMVGKAMVKELSPMLLALIFAGRVGSSVTAEIGTMQVSEQLDALKTLYTNPVEYVAVPRFWAAVISLPMLTISADIIGILGGAVVTVFVLNSDPLHYFDRAIAVISLGDFIGSLIKSTIFGAEVMLISCFFGFRTTGGAEGVGKATTTSVVYSFMIILITDYLLVSILGMFGM; from the coding sequence ATGGAAATTTTTGATTTTAAAATAGAATTAAGAAAAGGAATAAAAAATAAAATAATTTATTTTCTTGCGACTTTGGGAGAATTTAATAATTTATTTTTGCAAATATTAAAATATACTTTTAAGCCTTCTTTTTCTTTCAAACTTTTATCCGACCAAATAATAAGAATGGGAGTAGAATCTTTTATAGTAGCTTCGGTTACGATTCTTTGCACGGGAATGGTTATGTCTCTTCAAATAGCGGTAGTTTTAGATAGCGTCTTAAAAGGAATATCTCAATTTGTAGGCTCTATGGTTGGAAAGGCTATGGTTAAAGAATTATCGCCAATGCTTCTTGCTTTAATATTTGCAGGCAGAGTAGGAAGTTCCGTAACCGCGGAAATAGGCACTATGCAAGTAAGCGAACAACTTGACGCTTTAAAAACTCTATATACTAATCCCGTAGAATATGTAGCAGTTCCAAGATTTTGGGCGGCGGTTATATCTTTGCCAATGCTTACCATATCGGCGGATATTATCGGAATATTGGGAGGAGCTGTGGTTACGGTTTTTGTTTTAAATAGCGACCCGCTTCATTATTTTGATAGAGCGATTGCCGTTATTTCGCTTGGAGATTTTATTGGAAGTTTAATAAAGTCGACAATATTCGGGGCTGAAGTTATGCTTATATCATGTTTTTTCGGTTTTAGAACTACGGGAGGAGCCGAAGGAGTCGGAAAGGCTACTACAACAAGCGTAGTTTATAGTTTTATGATAATTTTGATTACAGATTATTTACTCGTTTCAATACTTGGAATGTTTGGAATGTGA
- the dnaB gene encoding replicative DNA helicase: MNSMPYSIEAEESLLGAMLQNNQAISIALSKINSKDFYNERNKILYESIIELHNRLGNKEDVNGELVLRYLKENGLFEKVFQNDEAYLMKIIDGTPFYQNAKYYSEVIAEKSLLRDLIFASQDIQKSAYEAKDSETKEVADFAEKKIFEVTQRRLDNDFIHIKDLLLEALNTIESRKKHKSSVTGIPSGFLGLDRVTHGFQPSDLIILAARPSVGKTSFALNIVEHVMTNIESMNFGIGFFSLEMSRMQLIERLISSKARINLSRVRSGDLEMQEWAKLGQAFNSLSQSNLLIDDSSQLTIMEIRGKARQMKHRFAEMSKEKKDGKNIDLKLIVIDYLQLIHSSAQTRRNGTREQEIADISRGLKALAKELNIPVIALAQLSRAVEQRQDKPRLSDLRESGSIEQDADLVMFLHRQKPNRDEEEVIDERNNQVEVILAKHRNGSIIDGLPLNFIAEQTRFENIYNNADNIE; encoded by the coding sequence ATGAATAGTATGCCTTACTCGATAGAAGCCGAAGAGTCTTTGTTGGGGGCTATGCTTCAAAATAATCAGGCTATATCGATAGCTTTATCAAAAATTAATTCAAAAGATTTTTATAACGAAAGAAATAAAATCCTATACGAAAGCATTATAGAATTGCATAATAGATTAGGAAATAAAGAAGATGTAAACGGAGAACTTGTTTTAAGATACTTAAAAGAAAACGGTTTATTTGAAAAAGTATTTCAAAATGACGAAGCCTATTTAATGAAAATAATAGACGGAACTCCTTTTTATCAAAATGCAAAATATTATTCGGAAGTTATTGCGGAAAAATCTTTACTCAGAGATTTAATTTTCGCCTCTCAAGATATACAAAAATCCGCCTATGAAGCGAAAGACTCGGAAACTAAAGAAGTAGCCGACTTCGCAGAAAAAAAAATATTTGAAGTTACTCAAAGAAGATTAGATAATGATTTTATTCATATAAAAGATTTGCTTTTAGAAGCTTTAAATACTATCGAAAGCAGAAAAAAACATAAAAGCTCCGTTACGGGAATTCCTTCGGGATTTTTAGGATTGGATAGAGTAACGCATGGATTTCAGCCTTCGGATTTAATTATATTAGCGGCTCGTCCTTCGGTTGGTAAGACAAGTTTCGCTCTTAATATAGTGGAACATGTAATGACAAATATAGAATCAATGAATTTTGGAATCGGTTTTTTTTCTTTGGAAATGAGCAGAATGCAATTGATTGAAAGATTAATTTCAAGCAAGGCAAGAATAAATTTGTCTAGAGTTCGTTCGGGCGATTTGGAAATGCAAGAATGGGCAAAATTAGGGCAGGCTTTCAATAGTTTATCTCAATCTAATCTTTTAATAGACGATTCAAGTCAATTAACGATAATGGAAATTCGCGGAAAAGCAAGGCAGATGAAACATAGATTTGCCGAAATGAGTAAAGAAAAAAAAGACGGAAAGAATATAGATTTAAAACTTATAGTTATAGATTATTTGCAATTAATTCATTCAAGCGCGCAAACAAGAAGAAACGGAACAAGAGAACAAGAAATAGCGGATATATCGAGAGGATTAAAAGCCCTTGCTAAAGAATTAAATATTCCCGTTATAGCTTTAGCTCAGCTTTCAAGAGCGGTTGAACAGAGGCAGGATAAACCGAGACTTTCCGATTTGAGAGAATCAGGCTCAATAGAACAAGACGCCGATTTAGTTATGTTTTTACATAGACAAAAACCAAATAGAGACGAAGAAGAGGTTATAGACGAAAGAAATAATCAAGTTGAAGTGATACTTGCAAAACATAGAAACGGCTCTATTATAGACGGACTTCCGTTAAATTTTATAGCAGAACAAACGAGATTTGAAAATATTTATAATAATGCGGATAATATAGAATAA
- the rplI gene encoding 50S ribosomal protein L9, which translates to MEVILKKDFITLGYEGDICKVKDGYARNYLIPRNIAVIKNAGNLKTLAQMQKSLEKKRAKRKMEAEILKGKIVDISVMIPVKVAENGKLYGSVSPQNIVDALKEKEIDINKKDVHMDKHIKELGEYEIEIKLYHSVNANIKINVVNIDTLENATKSETNETVKETVEEA; encoded by the coding sequence ATGGAAGTTATTTTGAAGAAAGATTTTATTACTCTTGGTTATGAAGGCGATATATGTAAAGTAAAAGACGGATATGCAAGAAATTATCTTATTCCAAGAAATATAGCCGTAATTAAAAACGCGGGAAATTTAAAAACTTTAGCTCAAATGCAAAAAAGTTTGGAGAAAAAAAGAGCAAAAAGAAAAATGGAAGCGGAAATTCTTAAAGGTAAAATTGTAGATATAAGCGTTATGATTCCCGTTAAAGTAGCCGAAAACGGAAAATTATACGGTTCTGTTAGTCCGCAAAATATAGTTGACGCTTTGAAAGAAAAAGAAATTGATATAAATAAAAAAGATGTTCATATGGATAAGCATATTAAAGAGCTTGGAGAATATGAAATTGAAATTAAATTATATCATAGCGTTAATGCAAATATAAAAATTAATGTAGTAAATATCGACACATTAGAAAACGCTACAAAATCCGAAACAAACGAAACCGTTAAAGAAACTGTAGAAGAGGCTTAA
- a CDS encoding HDIG domain-containing metalloprotein: protein MASIERDKAIELFKKYNSEESLFKHALSVEAVMRYFARKNKEDEDEWGMVGLLHDMDYEMYPNEHCIKVKEILEKENLPESFIRAIQSHGFEICVDIEPISDMEKTLYAVDELAGFITACALVRPSKSVEDMEVKSVKKKLKNKNFAAKVDRDVINKGAERLGISLDELIQETINALIPVQEEIGLEKIS from the coding sequence ATGGCGAGCATAGAAAGAGATAAAGCTATAGAATTATTCAAAAAGTATAATAGCGAAGAATCTTTATTTAAGCATGCATTATCGGTTGAAGCGGTAATGAGATATTTTGCTAGAAAAAATAAAGAGGATGAAGACGAATGGGGAATGGTTGGATTATTGCATGATATGGATTATGAAATGTATCCAAACGAACATTGTATAAAAGTTAAAGAAATACTTGAAAAAGAAAATTTGCCCGAAAGTTTTATAAGAGCTATTCAAAGTCATGGTTTTGAAATATGCGTTGATATAGAACCAATAAGCGATATGGAAAAAACTTTATACGCCGTTGATGAGCTTGCAGGATTTATAACCGCTTGCGCGTTAGTTCGTCCTTCAAAAAGCGTAGAAGATATGGAAGTAAAATCCGTTAAGAAAAAATTGAAAAATAAAAACTTTGCCGCAAAAGTCGACAGAGATGTTATTAATAAAGGAGCTGAAAGATTAGGAATATCTTTAGACGAATTAATACAAGAAACTATTAACGCCTTAATTCCCGTTCAGGAAGAAATTGGGCTTGAAAAAATTTCGTAA
- a CDS encoding isochorismatase family protein yields the protein MSKIKILTIVDMQNDYMKGGPMAVKGADELIPIINELIKNGEYDAIIATQDWHPSNHISFASTHDREPFSTIKVMDKETGEEEILTLLPRHCVARTYGSAIVDGLKRKKDYIYVQKGVDADDDGISGFSYMHKDFIDAARENKEVLILDFVGVALDNCVYHTSKDTADYVASINAEYLVNVNVLEYACASINYENAEKLYSASQNINIKKVKL from the coding sequence ATGAGTAAAATAAAAATACTAACTATAGTTGATATGCAAAACGATTATATGAAAGGCGGTCCTATGGCTGTTAAAGGAGCGGACGAATTAATTCCGATTATAAACGAACTTATAAAAAATGGAGAATATGACGCGATTATAGCGACACAAGATTGGCATCCTTCAAATCATATTTCATTTGCATCGACTCATGATAGAGAGCCTTTTTCAACTATAAAAGTTATGGATAAAGAAACGGGAGAAGAAGAAATTTTAACTTTGCTTCCGCGCCATTGCGTTGCAAGAACTTACGGTTCTGCAATCGTTGATGGGCTTAAAAGAAAGAAAGATTATATATATGTTCAAAAAGGAGTAGATGCTGACGATGACGGAATTTCAGGTTTTTCGTATATGCATAAAGATTTTATAGACGCCGCAAGAGAAAATAAAGAGGTTTTAATTTTGGATTTTGTAGGAGTCGCTTTAGATAATTGCGTTTATCATACAAGCAAAGATACGGCAGATTATGTCGCTTCAATTAACGCCGAATATTTGGTTAATGTAAATGTTTTGGAATATGCATGCGCGTCTATTAATTATGAAAACGCTGAAAAATTATATTCTGCCTCTCAAAATATAAATATTAAAAAGGTGAAACTTTGA
- a CDS encoding methylated-DNA--[protein]-cysteine S-methyltransferase, with translation MNIIRINENIKNEKAYLYKSPIGKLFLYADISNKYLTCLDFNGDKESTKKIIKDEIDNPNIIKKAKKELDEYFTGKRKIFNIDLALCGTDFQYLVWLETSKIPFGKVLTYSDIAKKVSNRNGSIARAIGLVEGKNPISIIIPCHRVVGKNSKLTGYGGGIEKKEYLLKHEGFNIDNLKIIKN, from the coding sequence TTGAATATAATAAGAATTAATGAAAATATAAAAAATGAAAAAGCCTATTTATATAAAAGCCCAATCGGAAAATTATTTTTATATGCGGATATTTCAAATAAATATTTAACTTGTTTAGATTTTAATGGCGATAAAGAGTCTACTAAAAAAATAATTAAAGACGAAATTGATAATCCGAATATTATAAAGAAAGCTAAAAAAGAGCTTGACGAATATTTTACGGGAAAAAGAAAAATTTTTAATATTGACTTGGCTTTATGCGGAACGGATTTTCAATATTTAGTTTGGCTTGAAACTTCAAAAATTCCTTTTGGAAAAGTTTTGACTTATTCGGATATTGCTAAAAAAGTTTCAAATAGAAATGGAAGCATAGCAAGAGCGATAGGTTTGGTTGAAGGAAAAAATCCAATATCGATAATAATTCCATGTCATAGAGTAGTCGGAAAAAATTCTAAACTTACGGGATATGGAGGCGGAATTGAAAAGAAAGAATATTTGCTTAAACATGAAGGATTTAATATAGACAATTTAAAAATAATAAAAAATTAG
- a CDS encoding GNAT family N-acetyltransferase yields MIKKSYKTKRLLLIQPNMDMATEIANFYMRNKKFFRDYDPFRPESFYNLSTHKKIVKKELEETKLGRMLKFWIFKIEDKKRIIGMISFTNISNSSFLSTTVGYKLDEEELKQGYMTEALRAAIVIIFKELKLHRIEANIMPHNRPSMNLVKKLGFEYEGLAKKYLKINGKWEDHIHMTIINKDEV; encoded by the coding sequence ATGATAAAGAAAAGTTATAAAACGAAGAGATTATTACTTATTCAACCAAATATGGATATGGCAACAGAAATAGCCAACTTTTATATGAGAAATAAAAAATTTTTTAGAGATTACGACCCTTTTCGTCCTGAATCTTTTTATAACTTAAGCACTCATAAAAAAATTGTTAAAAAAGAATTGGAAGAGACAAAATTAGGAAGAATGTTAAAATTTTGGATTTTCAAAATAGAAGATAAAAAAAGAATTATCGGAATGATTAGCTTTACAAATATTTCAAACTCTTCTTTTTTATCGACTACGGTTGGTTATAAATTAGACGAAGAAGAATTAAAGCAAGGTTATATGACGGAAGCGTTGAGAGCGGCGATTGTAATAATTTTCAAAGAATTAAAATTGCATAGAATAGAAGCGAATATAATGCCGCATAATAGACCTTCAATGAATTTAGTTAAAAAATTAGGTTTTGAATACGAAGGACTTGCAAAAAAATATCTCAAAATAAACGGCAAATGGGAAGACCATATACATATGACTATAATAAATAAAGACGAAGTATAG